The Dama dama isolate Ldn47 chromosome 25, ASM3311817v1, whole genome shotgun sequence genome window below encodes:
- the SLC1A3 gene encoding excitatory amino acid transporter 1 isoform X2, with protein MAALDSKASGKMGMRAVVYYMTTTIIAVVIGIIIVIIIHPGKGTKENMHREGKIVQVTAADAFLDLIRNMFPPNLVEACFKQFKTNYEKRSFKVPIQPNETLVGAVINNVSEAMETLTRITEELVPVPGSVNGVNALGLVVFSMCFGFVIGNMKEQGQALREFFDSLNEAIMRLVAVIMWYAPLGILFLIAGKIVEMEDMGVIGGQLAMYTVTVIVGLLIHAVVVLPLLYFLVTRKNPWIFIGGLLQALITALGTSSSSATLPITFKCLEENNGVDKRVTRFVLPVGATINMDGTALYEALAAIFIAQVNNFELNFGQIITISITATAASIGAAGIPQAGLVTMVIVLTSVGLPTDDITLIIAVDWFLDRLRTTTNVLGDSLGAGIVEHLSRHELKNRDVEMGNSVIEENEMKKPYQLISQESEIEKSMDSETKM; from the exons ATGGCGGCCCTAGATAGTAAGGCATCAGGAAAGATGGGGATGCGAGCTGTAGTCTATTACATGACTACGACCATCATTGCCGTGGTGATTGGCATAATCATTGTTATCAtcatccatcctgggaagggcacaaaggAAAACATGCACAGAGAAGGCAAAATTGTACAGGTGACAGCTGCAGACGCCTTCCTGGACTTGATCAG gaaTATGTTCCCTCCAAATCTGGTAGAAGCTTGCTTTAAACAG tttaaaaccaACTATGAGAAGAGGAGCTTTAAAGTGCCCATCCAGCCCAATGAAACACTCGTGGGCGCCGTGATAAACAATGTGTCAGAGGCCATGGAGACTCTGACGAGGATCACAGAAGAGTTAGTCCCAGTCCCGGGGTCTGTGAATGGGGTCAATGCCCTGGGACTAGTTGTCTTCTCCATGTGCTTCGGATTTGTGATTGGAAACATGAAGGAGCAGGGCCAGGCCCTGCGAGAGTTCTTTGATTCTCTCAACGAAGCCATCATGAGACTGGTAGCAGTGATCATGTG GTACGCCCCTCTGGGCATACTCTTCCTGATTGCAGGGAAAATTGTTGAGATGGAAGACATGGGGGTGATTGGGGGACAGCTGGCCATGTACACAGTGACAGTCATCGTGGGCTTGCTCATCCATGCCGTCGTTGTCCTACCCCTCCTGTACTTCCTGGTGACACGGAAAAACCCCTGGATTTTCATCGGAGGGTTGCTGCAAGCACTCATCACAGCTCTGGGAACTTCCTCCAG CTCCGCCACCCTGCCCATCACCTTCAAGTGCCTGGAGGAGAACAATGGCGTGGACAAACGCGTTACCAGATTCGTGCTCCCGGTAGGGGCCACCATCAACATGGATGGGACCGCCCTCTATGAGGCTTTGGCTGCCATTTTCATTGCTCAAGTTAACAACTTTGAACTGAACTTTGGACAGATTATTACAATCAG CATCACAGCAACGGCTGCCAGTATTGGGGCAGCTGGGATTCCTCAGGCAGGCCTGGTCACCATGGTCATTGTGCTGACATCTGTGGGCCTGCCCACCGACGACATCACACTCATCATCGCAGTGGACTGGTTCCT GGACCGCCTTCGCACCACCACCAATGTGTTGGGAGACTCCCTGGGAGCCGGCATTGTTGAACACTTGTCGCGACATGAACTGAAGAACCGGGATGTCGAAATGGGTAACTCAGtcattgaagagaatgaaatgaagaAACCATATCAACTGATTTCCCAGGAAAGCGAAattgaaaaatccatggacagtgaGACCAAGATGTAG